A region from the Manihot esculenta cultivar AM560-2 chromosome 13, M.esculenta_v8, whole genome shotgun sequence genome encodes:
- the LOC110629463 gene encoding uncharacterized protein LOC110629463 isoform X1 codes for MGVLIESWCFCKGVGKSERMKAAIFSSKGPAMATISCSSNGAFGTGFLIHRNLLLTTHVNIPSVAAGESSEIRLQNGVAASLVPHRFFITSSVLDLTIVGLDDMDGDSSAQGQQPHYLKTCSKPNLDLGSVVYFLGYTEKEELTIGEGKVVIATDNLIKLSTDGIIWSPGSAGFDVQGNLAFMICDPMKLATSPNTKSSSTSSSSSTSLKKDSPTQFGIPIPIICDWLNQHWEGNLDELTKPKLPIIRLMSTGQKSEHSCASFTLRPVFKSTDVDNDGTPSSSNTISKPGDQHGPGCSGVANIAEEENITTEPQAVHVQGILTPEIYESRKLTAAPIRKKESSQVQLLDINFPPRTKATVQPPHNQLPPNSDENCVKELPLQSPSGGDQISDTGIDCPEADPEIASTGSVNGPQSEVQSSSSPLEVSEMHNGYSSEEETMYSAETAESRNYPSPREGRFQHMGRSQSCVSHNRWGNAAHRNPAARRAILEQQRSLIHGRKMHSQGATSQRSNDYFSPTVSSRMKKRNNSEQPTKPKQSAVHSSPRWVF; via the exons ATGGGAGTTTTGATTGAGTCCTGGTGCTTTTGCAAAGGAGTGGGCAAGTCGGAGAGAATGAAGGCCGCCATTTTCTCCAGTAAGGGCCCCGCTATGGCCACAATCTCCTGCTCCAGCAATGGAGCATTCGGCACCGGATTCCTGATCCACCGGAATCTCCTCTTGACTACTCATGTTAATATTCCTTCTGTTGCTGCTGGTGAGAGTTCGGAGATCCGGCTCCAAAATGGCGTCGCTGCTAGCCTCGTCCCTCAcag gTTTTTCATAACCAGTTCTGTTCTGGATCTTACAATAGTGGGTTTAGACGACATGGATGGAGACTCCAGTGCCCAAGGTCAACAGCCTCACTACTTGAAGACATGTTCAAAGCCAAATCTGGATCTGGGCAGTGTTGTTTACTTCTTGGGCTACACGGAGAAGGAAGAACTGACCATTGGTGAGGGAAAGGTGGTAATAGCCACTGACAATCTTATAAAACTGTCAACTGATGGAATAATATGGAGCCCTGGATCTGCTGGATTTGATGTACAAGGAAATCTTGCTTTCATGATCTGTGATCCTATGAAATTAGCCACATCTCCAAATACCAAATCTTCTTCGACTTCATCTTCATCCTCCACATCATTGAAGAAGGATTCTCCTACGCAATTTGGTATCCCAATTCCCATCATCTGTGATTGGTTAAACCAGCATTGGGAAGGCAACCTTGATGAACTTACCAAACCCAAATTACCAATCATTAGATTGATGTCCACGGGCCAGAAGAGTGAGCATTCTTGTGCTTCCTTCACACTCCGTCCAGTTTTTAAGTCAACGGATGTGGATAATGATGGAACCCCTTCGTCATCAAATACAATCTCTAAACCTGGGGACCAACATGGACCGGGTTGTTCTGGAGTGGCAAACATTGCAGAAGAAGAAAACATAACCACTGAACCTCAAGCAGTCCACGTACAGGGAATCTTGACTCCAGAAATTTATGAGTCACGAAAGCTGACTGCAGCTCCTATTAGGAAAAAGGAAAGCTCCCAAGTTCAGCTTTTGGATATTAATTTCCCCCCAAGGACCAAAGCTACCGTTCAACCACCACACAACCAGCTGCCCCCTAACTCTGATGAGAATTGTGTCAAGGAACTTCCTCTGCAGAGCCCTTCAGGTGGAGATCAGATCTCAGATACAGGAATTGATTGTCCTGAAGCAGATCCTGAGATTGCATCTACTGGTTCTGTAAATGGGCCCCAAAGCGAGGTCCAGTCTAGTTCGTCACCACTGGAGGTTTCAGAGATGCATAATGGATATAGCAGCGAGGAAGAAACCATGTACTCTGCAGAAACTGCTGAGAGCCGAAACTATCCAAGTCCTAGAGAGGGAAGATTTCAGCACATGGGAAGGAGCCAAAGTTGTGTGAGTCACAATAGGTGGGGAAATGCTGCCCATAGGAATCCAGCAGCCCGTCGGGCAATACTAGAACAGCAGAGAAGCCTCATCCATGGAAGAAAGATGCATTCGCAAGGCGCAACGTCTCAAAGGAGTAACGACTACTTCAGTCCAACTGTGTCTTCAAGAATGAAGAAGCGAAACAACTCGGAACAGCCAACCAAACCAAAGCAAAGTGCTGTTCATTCTTCTCCAAGATGGGTATTCTGA
- the LOC110629092 gene encoding oleoyl-acyl carrier protein thioesterase 1, chloroplastic codes for MLKLPCNYADHQIQTIASQCRFLTNHHNRPRFHRRPNAVVSCSPASKSSIVQAVVSEGGTTRVDSVCESLGSRLRLGSLTEDGLSYKEKFIVRSYEVGINKTATVETIANFLQEVGCNHAQSVGFSTDGFATTHTMRKMHLIWVTARMHIEIYKYPAWSDVVEVETWCQTEGRIGTRRDWILKDCATGQLIGRATSKWVMMNQDTRRLQKVTDDVRDELIVYFPRELRLAFPEDNNSSLKKIAKLEDPAQYSKLGLVPRRADLDMNQHVNNVTYIGWVLESMPQEIIDTHELQTITLDYRRECQHDDVVDSLTSVEPNEDSELHGTNGSATATAGNEDCPSFLHLLRLSSDGFEINRGRTEWRRKSTR; via the exons ATGTTGAAGTTGCCCTGTAATTATGCAGACCACCAAATCCAAACCATTGCTTCCCAATGCAGATTCCTTACCAATCACCATAACAGGCCTCGTTTCCATCGCCGCCCCAACGCTGTCGTTTCATGCTCCCCTGCATCTAAGAGCTCCATTGTTCAGGCTGTTGTGTCTGAGGGAGGGACCACTCGTGTGGATTCCGTCTGTGAGAGCTTGGGCAGCCGCCTTCGCTTGGGGAGCTTGACGGAGGATGGTTTGTCTTATAAGGAGAAGTTTATCGTCAGGAGCTATGAGGTTGGGATTAATAAAACTGCCACTGTTGAAACCATTGCTAACTTTTTGCAG GAGGTTGGCTGCAATCATGCTCAAAGTGTTGGGTTTTCAACTGATGGATTTGCTACAACCCACACAATGAGGAAAATGCATCTCATATGGGTAACTGCTCGCATGCACATTGAAATATACAAATACCCTGCCTG GAGTGATGTTGTTGAAGTAGAAACGTGGTGCCAAACTGAAGGAAGAATCGGAACCAGACGTGATTGGATTCtaaaagactgtgccactggtCAACTTATAGGGAGAGCCACAAG CAAGTGGGTGATGATGAACCAAGACACTAGGCGGCTTCAAAAAGTAACGGATGATGTCCGAGATGAGCTCATAGTTTACTTCCCACGGGAACTCAG ATTGGCATTTCCAGAGGATAATAATAGTAGCTTGAAGAAGATTGCAAAACTAGAAGATCCTGCTCAATATTCCAAACTAGGACTTGTG CCTAGAAGAGCAGATTTGGACATGAATCAACACGTTAATAATGTCACTTATATTGGATGGGTTCTGGAG AGCATGCCTCAAGAAATCATCGACACGCATGAACTGCAAACAATCACCTTGGATTACAGAAGGGAATGCCAACATGATGATGTAGTTGATTCCCTCACAAGTGTGGAACCTAACGAGGATTCGGAACTTCATGGAACAAATGGTTCTGCCACTGCGACTGCTGGCAACGAGGATTGCCCAAGCTTTTTACATCTACTCAGATTGTCAAGCGACGGGTTTGAAATAAACCGTGGCCGCACTGAGTGGAGAAGGAAATCTACaagataa
- the LOC110630501 gene encoding uncharacterized protein LOC110630501, with the protein MVSGDPPQPPQPPTSSSLFSENWKDRILIPTLLGGIAGGGVGLVSKYRKVHGLANISATYAANFAIVTGCYCGAREFVRITRKSEQDDLMNSAIAGFGTGAILGRLQAGQFGAIRYSIIFAVVGTMVDFATIKLRPTAMSFRESIYGDKEKKGGWKLPEWSPIQVLDEEALAAKEAREKQLYAQRALGKLSKEEP; encoded by the exons ATGGTATCAGGCGATCCACCTCAACCGCCGCAGCCTCCGACATCATCTTCTTTGTTCTCTGAAAATTGGAAGGATCGTATATTAATACCCACTCTCCTTGgag GGATTGCGGGTGGAGGAGTTGGGTTGGTGTCTAAGTATCGAAAAGTTCATGGACTCGCTAACATTTCTGCTACTTATGCTGCTAATTTTGCTATTGTCACTGGTTGCTATTGCG GGGCTCGTGAATTTGTAAGGATAACTCGGAAATCAGAACAGGATGATCTAATGAACTCTGCAATTGCAGGCTTTGGTACTGGTGCTATTCTTGGACGTCTTCAAG CTGGCCAATTTGGTGCCATCCGTTACTCGATCATCTTTGCTGTTGTGGGAACAATGGTGGATTTTGCTACAATTAAGCTGAGACCTACTGCGATGAGTTTCAGAGAATCCATATATGGGGACAAAGAGAAGAAAGGTGGTTGGAAGTTACCAGAGTGGTCTCCCATTCAAGTACTTGACGAGGAGGCTCTTGCTGCTAAAGAAGCTAGGGAAAAGCAACTCTATGCACAAAGAGCTCTCGGTAAATTGAGCAAAGAAGAACCTTGA
- the LOC110630500 gene encoding FHA domain-containing protein FHA2 isoform X1, producing the protein MGTTGSDVEAGFAKLQGEDFEYYMQTYSIILGRNSKKSTVDVDLSSLGGGMNISRHHARIFYDFTRRRFALEVLGKNGCLVEGVLHLPGNPPVKLDSQDLLQIGDKEFYFLLPVRSILGSHFVPRHHMAVVSQYGYHSAGAERMAGPAAVAAVKKGRKEFYEDEYDDDEVIGGGSSGGKKARREGFDGYGYGAGGKVGLAGALVHADKKIDGRSRVDRDSDNEQLMQLEEKDVVSSVATVLSDLCGPGEWMPMEKLHAELVEQFSNVWHHTRVRRYLTSEDWPGPESKGKPWYGLLMLLRKYPEHFVINTRSKGRVTLEFVSLVSLLS; encoded by the exons ATGGGGACGACAGGCAGCGACGTTGAAGCCGGTTTTGCAAAGCTGCAAGGCGAGGATTTCGAGTACTACATGCAAACATACTCCATAATATTGGGCCGCAATTCCAAGAAATCCACCGTCGACGTCGACCTCTCCAGTCTAGGTGGTGGCATGAATATCTCCCGCCACCACGCTCGCATCTTTTACGACTTCACGCGCCGTCGTTTCGCCCTAGAGGTTCTTGGCAAGAACGGCTGCTTGGTCGAAGGCGTCCTCCATCTCCCCGGCAATCCTCCCGTCAAGCTTGATTCCCAAGATCTATTGCAAATTGGGGATAAGGAGTTCTATTTTCTGCTTCCAGTGAGGAGTATTTTGGGCAGCCATTTTGTACCCAGGCATCATATGGCGGTGGTGTCTCAATATGGCTATCATTCCGCCGGGGCGGAGAGGATGGCGGGGCCAGCGGCGGTGGCGGCTGTTAAGAAAGGGAGAAAAGAATTTTACGAGGATGAGTACGATGATGATGAGGTGATTGGTGGTGGTAGTAGTGGTGGAAAGAAGGCCAGAAGAGAGGGGTTTGATGGGTACGGATACGGTGCAGGTGGGAAAGTGGGATTGGCTGGAGCGTTAG TTCATGCAGATAAGAAAATAGATGGAAGATCAAGGGTTGATCGTGATTCCGATAATGAACAGCTTATGCAGTTGGAGGAAAAAGATGTAGTGTCATCTGTTGCTACTGTGCTGTCTGATCTTTGTGGTCCTGGAGAATGGATGCCCATGGAGAAACTCCATGCTGAG TTGGTGGAGCAATTTAGCAATGTCTGGCATCATACTCGGGTACGGAGATACCTCACATCTGAGGACTGGCCTGGTCCTGAATCCAAAGGGAAGCCCTGGTACGGCTTGCTTATGTTGTTGAGAAAATACCCAGAGCACTTTGTCATCAACACGAGGTCCAAGGGCCGTGTCACTCTGGAGTTTGTCTCTCTCGTCTCTTTGCTTTCGTAG
- the LOC110629463 gene encoding uncharacterized protein LOC110629463 isoform X2 — translation MDGDSSAQGQQPHYLKTCSKPNLDLGSVVYFLGYTEKEELTIGEGKVVIATDNLIKLSTDGIIWSPGSAGFDVQGNLAFMICDPMKLATSPNTKSSSTSSSSSTSLKKDSPTQFGIPIPIICDWLNQHWEGNLDELTKPKLPIIRLMSTGQKSEHSCASFTLRPVFKSTDVDNDGTPSSSNTISKPGDQHGPGCSGVANIAEEENITTEPQAVHVQGILTPEIYESRKLTAAPIRKKESSQVQLLDINFPPRTKATVQPPHNQLPPNSDENCVKELPLQSPSGGDQISDTGIDCPEADPEIASTGSVNGPQSEVQSSSSPLEVSEMHNGYSSEEETMYSAETAESRNYPSPREGRFQHMGRSQSCVSHNRWGNAAHRNPAARRAILEQQRSLIHGRKMHSQGATSQRSNDYFSPTVSSRMKKRNNSEQPTKPKQSAVHSSPRWVF, via the coding sequence ATGGATGGAGACTCCAGTGCCCAAGGTCAACAGCCTCACTACTTGAAGACATGTTCAAAGCCAAATCTGGATCTGGGCAGTGTTGTTTACTTCTTGGGCTACACGGAGAAGGAAGAACTGACCATTGGTGAGGGAAAGGTGGTAATAGCCACTGACAATCTTATAAAACTGTCAACTGATGGAATAATATGGAGCCCTGGATCTGCTGGATTTGATGTACAAGGAAATCTTGCTTTCATGATCTGTGATCCTATGAAATTAGCCACATCTCCAAATACCAAATCTTCTTCGACTTCATCTTCATCCTCCACATCATTGAAGAAGGATTCTCCTACGCAATTTGGTATCCCAATTCCCATCATCTGTGATTGGTTAAACCAGCATTGGGAAGGCAACCTTGATGAACTTACCAAACCCAAATTACCAATCATTAGATTGATGTCCACGGGCCAGAAGAGTGAGCATTCTTGTGCTTCCTTCACACTCCGTCCAGTTTTTAAGTCAACGGATGTGGATAATGATGGAACCCCTTCGTCATCAAATACAATCTCTAAACCTGGGGACCAACATGGACCGGGTTGTTCTGGAGTGGCAAACATTGCAGAAGAAGAAAACATAACCACTGAACCTCAAGCAGTCCACGTACAGGGAATCTTGACTCCAGAAATTTATGAGTCACGAAAGCTGACTGCAGCTCCTATTAGGAAAAAGGAAAGCTCCCAAGTTCAGCTTTTGGATATTAATTTCCCCCCAAGGACCAAAGCTACCGTTCAACCACCACACAACCAGCTGCCCCCTAACTCTGATGAGAATTGTGTCAAGGAACTTCCTCTGCAGAGCCCTTCAGGTGGAGATCAGATCTCAGATACAGGAATTGATTGTCCTGAAGCAGATCCTGAGATTGCATCTACTGGTTCTGTAAATGGGCCCCAAAGCGAGGTCCAGTCTAGTTCGTCACCACTGGAGGTTTCAGAGATGCATAATGGATATAGCAGCGAGGAAGAAACCATGTACTCTGCAGAAACTGCTGAGAGCCGAAACTATCCAAGTCCTAGAGAGGGAAGATTTCAGCACATGGGAAGGAGCCAAAGTTGTGTGAGTCACAATAGGTGGGGAAATGCTGCCCATAGGAATCCAGCAGCCCGTCGGGCAATACTAGAACAGCAGAGAAGCCTCATCCATGGAAGAAAGATGCATTCGCAAGGCGCAACGTCTCAAAGGAGTAACGACTACTTCAGTCCAACTGTGTCTTCAAGAATGAAGAAGCGAAACAACTCGGAACAGCCAACCAAACCAAAGCAAAGTGCTGTTCATTCTTCTCCAAGATGGGTATTCTGA
- the LOC110630500 gene encoding FHA domain-containing protein FHA2 isoform X2, which produces MGTTGSDVEAGFAKLQGEDFEYYMQTYSIILGRNSKKSTVDVDLSSLGGGMNISRHHARIFYDFTRRRFALEVLGKNGCLVEGVLHLPGNPPVKLDSQDLLQIGDKEFYFLLPVRSILGSHFVPRHHMAVVSQYGYHSAGAERMAGPAAVAAVKKGRKEFYEDEYDDDEVIGGGSSGGKKARREGFDGYGYGAGGKVGLAGALDKKIDGRSRVDRDSDNEQLMQLEEKDVVSSVATVLSDLCGPGEWMPMEKLHAELVEQFSNVWHHTRVRRYLTSEDWPGPESKGKPWYGLLMLLRKYPEHFVINTRSKGRVTLEFVSLVSLLS; this is translated from the exons ATGGGGACGACAGGCAGCGACGTTGAAGCCGGTTTTGCAAAGCTGCAAGGCGAGGATTTCGAGTACTACATGCAAACATACTCCATAATATTGGGCCGCAATTCCAAGAAATCCACCGTCGACGTCGACCTCTCCAGTCTAGGTGGTGGCATGAATATCTCCCGCCACCACGCTCGCATCTTTTACGACTTCACGCGCCGTCGTTTCGCCCTAGAGGTTCTTGGCAAGAACGGCTGCTTGGTCGAAGGCGTCCTCCATCTCCCCGGCAATCCTCCCGTCAAGCTTGATTCCCAAGATCTATTGCAAATTGGGGATAAGGAGTTCTATTTTCTGCTTCCAGTGAGGAGTATTTTGGGCAGCCATTTTGTACCCAGGCATCATATGGCGGTGGTGTCTCAATATGGCTATCATTCCGCCGGGGCGGAGAGGATGGCGGGGCCAGCGGCGGTGGCGGCTGTTAAGAAAGGGAGAAAAGAATTTTACGAGGATGAGTACGATGATGATGAGGTGATTGGTGGTGGTAGTAGTGGTGGAAAGAAGGCCAGAAGAGAGGGGTTTGATGGGTACGGATACGGTGCAGGTGGGAAAGTGGGATTGGCTGGAGCGTTAG ATAAGAAAATAGATGGAAGATCAAGGGTTGATCGTGATTCCGATAATGAACAGCTTATGCAGTTGGAGGAAAAAGATGTAGTGTCATCTGTTGCTACTGTGCTGTCTGATCTTTGTGGTCCTGGAGAATGGATGCCCATGGAGAAACTCCATGCTGAG TTGGTGGAGCAATTTAGCAATGTCTGGCATCATACTCGGGTACGGAGATACCTCACATCTGAGGACTGGCCTGGTCCTGAATCCAAAGGGAAGCCCTGGTACGGCTTGCTTATGTTGTTGAGAAAATACCCAGAGCACTTTGTCATCAACACGAGGTCCAAGGGCCGTGTCACTCTGGAGTTTGTCTCTCTCGTCTCTTTGCTTTCGTAG
- the LOC110629093 gene encoding E3 ubiquitin-protein ligase RNF4: MSTQAQGVRGPTLRGYRRRKTMLDLNVLPSESRDQEGTSTQDVQHGEQASQQGQPLPPATIDVEAFDDDVIESSPRAFAEAKSNARRNNAQRTHGSAVVVDVDSGQTTRLTYNNHNKRRRLLPNQTIINCEHYVNLESSGSSTVISESGDNAPSAPSLPKEPTFNCPICMGPFVEETSTKCGHIFCKACIKAAIRVQAKCPTCRKKISVKNLIRVFLPATSSL; this comes from the exons ATGAGTACTCAAGCTCAGGGAGTGAGAGGCCCTACCTTAAGGGGGTATCGGAGGAGGAAGACAATGCTGGACTTAAATGTGCTTCCAAGTGAAAGCAGGGATCAGGAAGGAACTTCAACTCAGGATGTGCAGCATGGAGAGCAAGCAAGCCAACAAGGCCAGCCTTTACCACCTGCTACTATTGATGTTGAGGCTTTTGATGATGACGTTATTGAATCTTCACCAAGGGCTTTTGCTGAA GCCAAGAGTAATGCTCGAAGAAACAATGCCCAAAGAACTCATGGAAGTGCTGTTGTAGTTGATGTAGATTCAG GACAAACAACTAGGTTGACTTATAATAACCATAACAAGCGCAGACGACTTCTACCAAACCAAACAATTATCAACTGTGAACATTATGTAAATTTGGAAAGCAGTGGCAGCTCTACAGTAATATCTGAAAGT GGAGATAATGCACCATCAGCACCTTCACTTCCAAAGGAGCCAACCTTCAACTGTCCAATTTGCATGGGCCCATTTGTTGAGGAGACATCAACAAAATGTGGGCATATTTTCTGTAAGGCTTGCATTAAGGCTGCAATTAGAGTACAGGCAAAATGTCCTACCTGTAGGAAAAAAATCTCGGTTAAGAACCTTATCAGGGTGTTCCTTCCAGCAACCAGTTCATTGTGA
- the LOC110629609 gene encoding cell division control protein 45 homolog gives MVREQRLESFYTRLRESVSASSLSPLLIFPSTSDVDSLCALKIIFHILESDSVRYSCYPVSSFQEIHKFAGPDLSSPSSEPISILLINWGCQRDLRRLLNLGPGARVFVIDSHRPIHLHNLSEQNDSVIVLHTYDDEHQADLAYDFDVSALANASELNSDDEDGDSSDSEEEEDSESEGEENGSSGSRKRRRVAKENEDDPVQLFRKLKKEYYHMGTFHGRPSGCLMFDLSHSLRKNTNELLWLACVSLTDQFVHERLTDERYQAGVMELEQHINSSGNLEAVSMVTLKDGTKIRAPESSRIAYEDEPRLMLLREWNLFDSMLCSSYIATKLKTWSDNGMKKLKLLLARMGFALVDCQQKFQYMNLEVKRKMKDEFERFLPEYGLNDFYYRSFLRLHGYSSRVSAADVVYGVTALLESFVNSDGSCASKQFGEAYDALSLNNLDKLKSGMQQAIKVQRSILRQGSTAITKSGSIRSGRKFRWVKLEDSVDAKLLGYPQALTKFCYFLMDALREKGARAKPLLCACLSQEPNKMLIVGVCGKPRLGAVQGNAFGVAFRNAAEEIGAEFFHELFESSWIVLDKGAVNNFMIRLTEKL, from the coding sequence ATGGTGAGAGAGCAAAGGTTGGAGTCTTTTTACACTCGCCTTCGCGAGTCAGTCTCGGCTTCTTCGCTCTCTCCTCTGCTTATATTTCCCTCGACTTCTGATGTTGATTCCCTATGTGCTCTTAAAATCATATTTCACATCCTTGAATCTGATTCTGTCCGCTACTCTTGCTATCCCGTCTCCTCTTTCCAAGAAATTCATAAATTTGCTGGCCCTGACTTGAGTTCACCTTCAAGTGAACCCATTTCAATCCTATTAATTAATTGGGGTTGCCAGCGTGATTTGCGGAGGTTACTCAATTTAGGCCCTGGGGCGCGTGTTTTTGTCATTGATAGTCACCGCCCTATCCATTTGCATAACCTGAGCGAGCAGAATGACAGTGTGATTGTGCTTCACACCTATGATGATGAACATCAAGCTGATTTGGCTTATGACTTTGATGTTTCGGCTTTGGCTAATGCAAGTGAGTTGAATAGTGATGATGAGGATGGCGATAGTTCAGATAGTGAAGAGGAGGAAGACAGTGAAAGTGAAGGTGAAGAGAATGGGAGCAGTGGGTCAAGGAAGCGAAGGAGGGTTGCAAAGGAGAATGAAGACGACCCAGTTCAGCTTTTCAGGAAATTGAAGAAAGAATATTATCACATGGGTACTTTCCATGGAAGGCCTTCCGGGTGTTTGATGTTTGATTTGTCACATTCTTTGAGGAAGAACACAAATGAATTGCTTTGGTTGGCTTGTGTTTCACTAACTGATCAGTTTGTTCATGAGAGATTAACGGATGAGAGGTATCAAGCCGGGGTTATGGAGCTTGAGCAGCATATCAATAGTTCAGGTAATTTGGAGGCTGTTTCTATGGTGACTCTCAAAGATGGAACAAAGATTCGAGCCCCTGAATCATCAAGGATAGCATATGAAGATGAGCCAAGACTTATGTTGTTAAGGGAGTGgaatttgtttgattcaatgcTATGTTCTTCATATATTGCCACAAAATTAAAGACTTGGAGCGACAATGGAATGAAGAAGCTGAAGCTTCTCCTTGCAAGAATGGGATTTGCACTTGTGGATTGCCAACAGAAGTTTCAATACATGAATCTTGAAGTGAAGAGAAAGATGAAAGATGAATTTGAACGGTTTTTACCTGAATATGGGCTTAATGATTTTTACTACAGGAGTTTCTTGAGGCTTCATGGGTATAGCTCCAGGGTTTCTGCAGCAGATGTGGTCTATGGGGTTACTGCATTGCTCGAGTCATTTGTTAACTCTGATGGCTCTTGTGCTTCTAAGCAGTTTGGGGAGGCATATGATGCACTGTCCTTGAATAATCTGGATAAGCTGAAATCTGGAATGCAACAAGCGATCAAGGTACAGCGATCAATTCTCAGACAAGGAAGTACAGCAATCACAAAAAGTGGTTCTATCAGAAGTGGAAGAAAGTTCAGATGGGTAAAGCTTGAGGATTCAGTGGACGCTAAGTTGTTGGGATACCCACAGGCTTTGACAAAATTCTGCTATTTTCTGATGGATGCCTTGAGAGAGAAAGGAGCTAGAGCAAAGCCCTTGCTTTGTGCATGCTTATCACAAGAGCCAAACAAGATGTTGATCGTTGGGGTTTGTGGAAAACCTCGACTTGGTGCAGTTCAAGGAAATGCCTTTGGCGTTGCATTCAGAAATGCAGCCGAAGAAATTGGAGCTGAGTTCTTTCATGAGTTGTTTGAATCCTCATGGATTGTTTTAGATAAAGGTGcagttaataattttatgatCAGATTAACTGAAAAGCTATGA
- the LOC122721534 gene encoding DNA-directed RNA polymerases I, II, and III subunit RPABC5, producing MIIPVRCFTCGKVIGNKWDAYLDLLQADYSEGDALDALGLVRYCCRRMLMTHVDLIEKLLNYNTLERSEGS from the exons ATGATTATACCAGTTCGTTGTTTCACTTGCGGGAAG GTGATTGGTAACAAATGGGATGCATATCTGGATCTCCTTCAAGCTGATTACTCAGAAGG AGATGCTCTTGATGCTTTGGGATTGGTCCGTTATTGCTGCAGGCGAATGCTCATGACTCATGTTGACCTCATTGAGAAGCTTTTGAACTACAATA CTCTGGAGAGAAGTGAGGGCAGTTGA